In Actinomadura luteofluorescens, the sequence CGCTTCCCGGGCCCGGTGACCATCGTCCGCGGCCACTCGGACACCCCCCTCGGCGAGGTGGTGGTCGGGCTGGACCTGGCCGGGGACCCCGCGCCCGCGCTCGACCACGCGTTCGCCGCGGCCGCCGTCCGGGGCTCCCGGCTGCGGGTGCTGCACGCCTGGCGGCCCGCCGCGCACGCCGTCGACGTGGACGCGCAGCTCGCCGCCGGCGGCCGCTACGAACGCCTGGCGGCGGCACTGGCGCCGTGGCGTGGGCGCCACACGGACCTCAAGGTGGTCGAGGACGTGGTCGTCGGCCACCCGGTCCAGATGCTCGCGCAGGCCTCCGCCGAGGCCGACCTGCTCGTGGTCGGGTCCCGGGGCCGGTCGTTCCCGCTCGGGTCGGTCGGCCACGGTGTGATCCACCACGCCCACTGCCCCGTCGCCGTCGTCCGCCCCCGCGGCGACTGACGCGACGCCGCGGCCGCCCCCGGAGCGATCCCGCCCATGGCGGAGCCGCGGGGGCGGCCGTCGGTCACACCGCCCGTCCCAGGGTCTCGGGGGCGGCCTCGGCCAGCCGGGTCTGGGTGGCCTCCAGACGGCCCACGACCTGTTCGGCGAAGCGGCGCGTCAGCTCGTAGCCGAGCGACGGGTCGACCGCGCTCAGCGTCCGGACCAGCCGGCCGTCGAACTCGATCGCCTGGACCGGCGTGCTCGCGACCGCGCCGAACCGCCAGCGGTGCGGACGGAACAGCCATGACCAGCCCACCACCGATCCCGGCCCGAAGGTGTCGATGACGAGCGTCCCGCCCTCGGGGACGCGCATGTCGACGGCCACGCTCCCGTCGAGGAGGAGCCAGAACCGCTCCGCCGCGGCGGACTCCGCGAACATGCGCCGGCCCGCGGGGATGTCGGTGCGCCTGGCCGCCTTCGCCAGCCTGGTCAGATCCGGGCTCCGCATACCGTCGAAGAACGGTTCGCGGGCCAGATCGGCCGCGGTCACCATGCTCATGGCTCGCCTACCTTCGGTGTTCTCCGCCGCCCTGCGTCATCCGACCCGCTGCGGGACGATCGTGACCGTGCAGGGCGCGTGCTTGAGCAGCGCGTCGCTCGTCGCGCCGAGCGT encodes:
- a CDS encoding universal stress protein; translated protein: MSTERTAILVGTDGSTPSDRAIGWAAGEAARLGKELHILHVLETPTKTAPGNTGGDRASLVDAWNPVLRAGRDTALLRHPRLKVETMLVHDRTVAGGLRHYAGEAAEVVVGHRGRGGFASLLLGSTGLHLAGRFPGPVTIVRGHSDTPLGEVVVGLDLAGDPAPALDHAFAAAAVRGSRLRVLHAWRPAAHAVDVDAQLAAGGRYERLAAALAPWRGRHTDLKVVEDVVVGHPVQMLAQASAEADLLVVGSRGRSFPLGSVGHGVIHHAHCPVAVVRPRGD
- a CDS encoding cyclic nucleotide-binding domain-containing protein, with protein sequence MSMVTAADLAREPFFDGMRSPDLTRLAKAARRTDIPAGRRMFAESAAAERFWLLLDGSVAVDMRVPEGGTLVIDTFGPGSVVGWSWLFRPHRWRFGAVASTPVQAIEFDGRLVRTLSAVDPSLGYELTRRFAEQVVGRLEATQTRLAEAAPETLGRAV